Genomic window (Chloroflexota bacterium):
CCCGAGCACTGTACCGATGGAGCTACTACCCAAACTTCTGCCAGTGAAAGCACACTGCGAACAGCTGCCACCAATCCCGGTGAGGCAATCCCGTCATCGTTGGTGATCAAGATTAGAGCATGGTTTCCCTTATCCATTGGATCTTCTCACATATACTTCAGCATTTCCAATCTTCAGTGAATTTGTGGTTTTTGTCAAATATCGGCTTGTCTGAGGGTGAAAGTTGCCTCTTGCGAACCGAAAAGTAGACAAGTTGCCCACGACTGAGTTGCGCAGTAGATGAAGAGTGGATTATGCGTAGCTCCGAGCCGACTGCGTGCATGAAAAGTTCCGCAAGGTTCCCGTTTGCCATCGAGGCAACAACGGTAGTAGAATAGCGCATCTTTGGCAATGCCAAACGGAGAGTGCTGTGCATGGTTTGTTTGGAGCTGTTGTATGGAATCCTAGCAGCGTGGCTTGCTTTGTACGGTCTGAATAGCCTGATGCTGACCGTCATCTATCTCTTAGGGAGCTTGCGCCAGCCGCAACTGACAGCACGATGGGAGAGCTGGCCAGCAGTTACTGTACAGTTGCCCATTTACAATGAACGACATGTAGTGGAACGCCTGATTGCTGCCGTGGCAGCCTTGGATTACCCACATGATTTGTTACAGATTCAGGTTCTAGATGATTCCACAGATGAAACCACGGTGATAGCGCAGCAGGCTGTTGCTCGCTACGCTCAGATGAGTCTTTCAATCCAGTATCGGCATCGTTCACAGCGGATTGGGTTCAAAGCTGGCGCTCTGGCCGAAGGACTGCACCATGCCAAAGGAGAGTTATTGGCTATTTTTGATGCCGATTTCATCCCTCCGAAGGATTTCTTGCGCCGTATTGTGCCCTATTTCTCATCAGACAATGTCGGCTGTGTGCAGGCACGTTGGGGGCATTTGAATCGCACTCATTCCGTCCTAACACGAGCGCAGGCACTGGGCATAGACGGGCATTTCATTGTCGAACAAGGGGCACGTAGTCAGGCACACTTCTTTCTCAACTTCAATGGCTCTGCTGGCGTATGGCGCCGTGCGTGTATAGAAGGGGTAGGAGGTTGGCATACTGATACGCTGACGGAGGACCTGGATCTCAGCTACCGTGCCCAATTGGCAGGGTGGCGCATTGCCTATGTTCCTGATATCGAGGTGCCTGCCGAATTACCACCTCAGATGGATGCTCTGCGCCGCCAGCAGGCGCGTTGGGCCCAGGGCAGTATCCAGGTAGCGCGGAAACTCTTATGGCCATTGTGGTGCGCTGCGTATCCCTGGTTCATCAAGGTCGAAGCAGCGCTTCATTTAACTGGCTATATGGTGCATCCTTTGATGCTGGTGACGTTGCTGTTGACCTTGCCCATGTTGCTGACCAGCAGCCGGGTAGCCGCTTTTGTGCCCTATTTCCTTTTTGCCTCCATAGGGCCGCCGCTGCTGTACCTAGTGGCGCAGCGCAGGCGCGGCCCTGGCTGGTGGCGAGAATTGCGGTTTATGCCGTTTTTGCTGTCGCTGGGCATGGGATTGTCCTTGAACAACACAGTGGCTATGGTGCGTGCGTTGCTTGGGCAGCAGGAAGAATTTCAGCGTACACCTAAATTCGATATCCATGATAACCGTGGGCATTGGCGCGATAGCATGTATGCACTGCACTGTACCACACTGGTCTGGTATGAGACAGGGCTTGCTGCCTTTTCTCTGTCCATCGCAATGCTGGCTGTGCGTCAGGGAAGATTTCCTCTTGCTTTGTGGTTGGTGATTTATGGGCTGAGCTACTCCTATGTTGCTGGGACGAGCCTTATCCAGAGCCTGCAACGAAGACATAAAGAGGCTACCTCAAAGCAGACGCAGCGTCTAACAAGGGAAAAAGGCTCAAGGTCAAAACAATTTCGGAAGATAGCCTAGAGGCTCGGAGCGTCTCGTGATGGATGATGGCCAGCCTGCAGAGCTTGGATGATCGTGCGGTTCGCAGCAGGAAAAGCATAATCGCACAGTTCGTGGGGTTGTATCCATTTCCAAGCAGCACAGCCAAAATTCTGCGGCTCCCCGCTCACGTACCGGCAGTGGTAAGCATATAGGGTGATGCGGAAGTGTGTGTACGCATGGTGTACTTGAGCCAGAGGCTCTCCTACTTGAATCTCGATACCAAGCTCCTCCCGTACTTCCCTGATCAGACATGCTTCCAAGCTTTCCCCTGGCTCCCGCTTGCCCCCTGGGAATTCCCACAGACCGCCGAGCAAGCCTCCAGGAGGGCGTTGAGCAATGAGGATAAAGCCATCGCGCCAGATTACTCCAGCCGCAATGTCATAGTGGGGTGTGGCTTTCTTCGGTCGCCGCACGGGTAATTCTTCCTGGATGTGCAAGCGCCATGCTTGACATTCCTCATGCCAAGGGCACTGGCTGCAAGCAGGGTGGCTGGCGGTGCAAATGGTAGCTCCCAGATCCATCAGCGCTTGGTTGAATGTGCCAGCCTGCCCGGGTGGAAGCAGTGTGGAGGCAAGTTCCTGAATACGTTTTGCCCCCTTGGGGGTGGTTAGGTCTGTCTTAATCCCGAACATGCGGCTGAGCACGCGCTTGGCATTGCCATCTATAGCTGGGCGGTCCTGGCCAAAACAGATGCTCAAAATAGCGCCAGCAGTGTAAGGGCCAATGCCAGGCAATGCCAGGAGCGCTTCGAGCGAGTTAGGGAGATCTCCATCGTACTGGACACACACTTGCTGGGCCAGTGCATGGAGGTTGCGTGCTCGGGCATAGTACCCCAACCCTTCCCATGCTTTGAGCACTTCATCTAATCTTGCCTCAGCCAGCGAACCCCAGGTCGGGAAAAGCTTCAGAAACCGTTGGTAGTAGGGAAGCACAGTTTGTACCCTAGTTTGATGGAGCATGAATTCGGCAACTGTAATGGCATAGGGATCGCGCGTGTTGCGCCAGGGCAAGTCTCTGCGGTTTTCTTGGTACCAATCGAGAAGCTGCCGGGCAAGGCTGTGGGACAAGGGACTACCAGTCGCCAAAGTCATCCTCTTCTGCCAAACGACCTAACCTGCGCAATGCACGCCACAATCGCTCTTCCCAGATGCTACCATGCAAGAGTTGATTGATCTCCTGGGCTTCCTGCAGGCGTCCCCAATGGGTAACGATGAAAGTGATGCGCCGCCATTTATGGCTGGCAATTGGATGGGGTAGAGGACGCAATTCCCCAAGATGCACCTTATAGTAGAGTTCTTTGGCATGAGGATGATCGGGCTCATCGGGTAGGAGTTGGATCCGTGGCATGATCTCCCAAACGGAGGTATGAGCATAATAATTGATGGACCATTTCTGATCGCCAAACTCTTTGGTCTGGTAAAAGGCCAGTATGGGTGCATTCAGACCACGCTTAGGCAGGTGCTTCACTGGAATACGGTACCAATGTTGGTCACGAGCTATGATCAAGTCCTGTGGTTTGTTCAGAATCGCAACCAGTACAGTCGTATAGCGATCGGGTCCCATGTTTACTCCTTGTCCCATGGGAAATGGACAAGTCCGAAGTAGCACGGTGCATACATGGCCCAACTGTAGCGCAAATGTGTCTGCTTGTCAAAGAGATTTCATATTCTGAACATTTGACTGCATCCCGCGACCTTTGTAATATAGTCGTTGCTCAAGACTCTTCGTTGAGGCAGCGTTCCAATGGAGAAAACACAGACTATGCCGTTTGCAACTCCCGAGTGGGTTAAAGATGCCATTTTTTACGAGATATTTCCCGATCGCTTTGCTTTCAGCAAGGCAGTGCCTAAGCCGCACAATCTGGAACCGTGGGATAGCCCTCCTACTGTACATGGTTTCAAAGGCGGTGATTTGTTGGGCATCCTAGAGCATCTGGATTATTTACAGGACCTGGGCGTTAATGCCATTTACCTGACCCCCATCTTTCAATCTACGGCCAATCACCGCTATCACACGTATGACTACTACCATGTTGATCCGCTGCTTGGCGGCGATAGCGCGTTTCGCACTTTGCTAGATGAAGCCCATCGGCGTGGTTTGCGCATCATTCTGGACGGCGTCTTTAACCATGCCAGCCGGGGATTTTTCCAGTTCAATCACATTTTGGAAAATGGGGAATCTTCGCCTTATTTAGACTGGTTCATTGTGAATGGCTGGCCGTTACATGCCTATGACGCACAGCACAAGCCCAATTATGCTGCTTGGTGGGGGTTGCATGCTTTGCCTAAATTTAACACTGATTCGCCGGATGTGCGCGAATTTTTGCTAGGCGTAGCACAGTACTGGGTGGAACAAGGCATTGATGGCTGGCGCCTCGATGTCCCTGGGGAAATCAACGATGATAATTTCTGGCGCGAATTTCGCC
Coding sequences:
- a CDS encoding glycosyltransferase; amino-acid sequence: MVCLELLYGILAAWLALYGLNSLMLTVIYLLGSLRQPQLTARWESWPAVTVQLPIYNERHVVERLIAAVAALDYPHDLLQIQVLDDSTDETTVIAQQAVARYAQMSLSIQYRHRSQRIGFKAGALAEGLHHAKGELLAIFDADFIPPKDFLRRIVPYFSSDNVGCVQARWGHLNRTHSVLTRAQALGIDGHFIVEQGARSQAHFFLNFNGSAGVWRRACIEGVGGWHTDTLTEDLDLSYRAQLAGWRIAYVPDIEVPAELPPQMDALRRQQARWAQGSIQVARKLLWPLWCAAYPWFIKVEAALHLTGYMVHPLMLVTLLLTLPMLLTSSRVAAFVPYFLFASIGPPLLYLVAQRRRGPGWWRELRFMPFLLSLGMGLSLNNTVAMVRALLGQQEEFQRTPKFDIHDNRGHWRDSMYALHCTTLVWYETGLAAFSLSIAMLAVRQGRFPLALWLVIYGLSYSYVAGTSLIQSLQRRHKEATSKQTQRLTREKGSRSKQFRKIA
- the mutY gene encoding A/G-specific adenine glycosylase, coding for MTLATGSPLSHSLARQLLDWYQENRRDLPWRNTRDPYAITVAEFMLHQTRVQTVLPYYQRFLKLFPTWGSLAEARLDEVLKAWEGLGYYARARNLHALAQQVCVQYDGDLPNSLEALLALPGIGPYTAGAILSICFGQDRPAIDGNAKRVLSRMFGIKTDLTTPKGAKRIQELASTLLPPGQAGTFNQALMDLGATICTASHPACSQCPWHEECQAWRLHIQEELPVRRPKKATPHYDIAAGVIWRDGFILIAQRPPGGLLGGLWEFPGGKREPGESLEACLIREVREELGIEIQVGEPLAQVHHAYTHFRITLYAYHCRYVSGEPQNFGCAAWKWIQPHELCDYAFPAANRTIIQALQAGHHPSRDAPSL